The genomic region AATGAACGGCCAGCCGCTGACGGAAGAGCACGCGTCCGCCGACATTCCTCAACAATAAGCCTCAACACAGCAAGGCTTCATACCAACCTCGTCAGGCACGCTTGTCATGAATATCTCGAAGTTCTTTATCGACCGTCCGATCTTCGCGGGCGTGCTGTCGACGTTAATCTTTCTCGGCGGCCTGATTTCGCTGCCGGCAATGCCGATCTCGGAATATCCAGAGGTCGTCCCTCCGCAGGTCGTGGTACGCGCCAACTATCCGGGCGCCAACCCAAAGGTGATTGCGGAAACCGTTGCGACTCCAATCGAGGAGCAGGTCAACGGCGTCGAAGGCATGCTCTATATGAGCAGCCAGGCGACGACCGACGGCTTGATGACACTCACGGTGACGTTCCGTCTGGGAACCGATCCTGACAAGGCGCAACAGCTGGTACAAAACCGCGTTGCACAGGCGGAGCCGCGCCTGCCTGAAGACGTACGCGCGCTCGGCATCACAACGGTAAAAAGTTCGCCCGACCTGACGATGGTCGTGCACTTGCTGTCGCCAAACAACCGCTACGACATGACGTATCTGCGCAACTACGCGGTGATCAACGTCAAGGATCGCCTGGCGCGCATCAACGGCGTCGGCGACGTGCAGCTATTCGGCTCGGGCGACTATTCGATGCGCGTTTGGGTCGATCCGGCGAAGGCTGCGGAGCTTGGCCTTTCTGCGATGGACATCGTCAACGCCGTGCGCGCCGAAAATGTGCAAGCCGCCGTGGGCGTCGTCGGCTCATCACCGTCGCTTCCGAACCTCGATTTCCAGCTTTCCGTCAATGCGCAAGGACGCCTGACGACGGAAGAGGAGTTTGGCAACATTGTCGTCAAAGCAGGTGATAACAATCAGGTGACGCGCCTGCGCGATGTTGCGCGCATTGAACTTGGCGCCGCCGATTATTCGCTACGCTCGCTGCTCGACAACAAGCAGGCTGTCGCTATTCCGATTTTTCAGTCGCCCGGCTCGAACGCCATCGAGATCTCAGACAACGTCCGCGCGACGATGGCGGAACTGAAGAAGTACATGCCCGAAGGCGTCGATTACCAGATCGTTTACGATCCGACGCAGTTCGTGCGGGCGTCAATCGAGGCCGTCATTCACACGCTGCTCGAAGCGGTGGCGCTGGTCGTTCTCGTTGTTATTCTGTTCCTGCAGACGTGGCGTGCGTCGATCATTCCGTTGATTGCCGTTCCGGTGTCGATCATCGGCACTTTTGCGGTGATGCATGTGTTCGGATTTTCGATCAACGCGCTGACCCTGTTCGGGCTGGTGCTCGCTATCGGCATCGTGGTGGACGACGCGATCGTCGTCGTCGAAAACGTCGAACGCAATATCGAGAACGGCCTGTCGGCGCGCGACGCGAGCATCCAGGCCATGCGCGAGGTGTCCGGACCGATCATCGCCATTGCGCTTGTGCTCGTCGCGGTGTTCGTGCCACTGGCGCTCATCACAGGTTTGACAGGACAATTCTACAAGCAGTTTGCGCTGACGATTGCGATCTCGACGGTGATCTCGGCCGTCAATTCGCTGACGCTCTCCCCTGCTCTCGCCGCCGTTCTGCTCAAAGGACACGATGAGCCGAAGGACTGGCTGACGCGCGGCATGGACTTCGCATTCGGCTGGTTCTTCCGACGCTTCAACCGCGCCTTCAGCTGGGGCTCTGATGCCTACAGCGGCGGCGTCAAACGCATCCTTGGCCACAAGGCGCTGGCGTTTTTCATCTATCTCGGCTTGATCGGCGTAACCTACGGTCTGTTCCAGTCGGTCCCCGGCGGCTTCGTGCCGGGACAGGACAAGCAGTACCTCGTCGGCTTTGCGCAGCTTCCCGATGGCGCAACGCTCGATCGGACGGAAGACGTCATTCGCAAGATGAGCGACATCACGTTGAAGACGCCGGGCGTCGAAAGCGCGGTGGCGTTCCCAGGTCTGTCGATTAACGGCTTCACCAACAGCTCGAACTCCGGCATCGTCTTTGCGACGCTGAAGCCCTTTGCCGAGCGGCGATCGCCCGATCTCAGCGGGCCGGCCATCGCGGGTAAGCTCAATCAGGAATATGCGGTCA from Hyphomicrobium sp. MC1 harbors:
- a CDS encoding efflux RND transporter permease subunit encodes the protein MNISKFFIDRPIFAGVLSTLIFLGGLISLPAMPISEYPEVVPPQVVVRANYPGANPKVIAETVATPIEEQVNGVEGMLYMSSQATTDGLMTLTVTFRLGTDPDKAQQLVQNRVAQAEPRLPEDVRALGITTVKSSPDLTMVVHLLSPNNRYDMTYLRNYAVINVKDRLARINGVGDVQLFGSGDYSMRVWVDPAKAAELGLSAMDIVNAVRAENVQAAVGVVGSSPSLPNLDFQLSVNAQGRLTTEEEFGNIVVKAGDNNQVTRLRDVARIELGAADYSLRSLLDNKQAVAIPIFQSPGSNAIEISDNVRATMAELKKYMPEGVDYQIVYDPTQFVRASIEAVIHTLLEAVALVVLVVILFLQTWRASIIPLIAVPVSIIGTFAVMHVFGFSINALTLFGLVLAIGIVVDDAIVVVENVERNIENGLSARDASIQAMREVSGPIIAIALVLVAVFVPLALITGLTGQFYKQFALTIAISTVISAVNSLTLSPALAAVLLKGHDEPKDWLTRGMDFAFGWFFRRFNRAFSWGSDAYSGGVKRILGHKALAFFIYLGLIGVTYGLFQSVPGGFVPGQDKQYLVGFAQLPDGATLDRTEDVIRKMSDITLKTPGVESAVAFPGLSINGFTNSSNSGIVFATLKPFAERRSPDLSGPAIAGKLNQEYAVIKDAFIVMFPPPPVQGLGTIGGFKLQVEDRAGLGYDALTKAMTDFTAALNKAPELAGIFTSYQVNVPQLYAAIDRTKARQLGVAVQDVFDTMQIYLGSLYVNDFNKFGRTYSVRVQADAKYRARPEDIGLLKVRSNSGAMIQLSALLNIKQIAGPERAMRYNGFLTADVNGGAAPGYSSGQAKAAVERIAAQVLPKGIGFEWTDLTYQEILAGNSGIWVFPLSVFLVFLVLAAQYESLVLPLSIILIVPMGLLAAITGVYLSHGDNNVFTQIGLIVLVGLSAKNAILIVEFARELEFAGRNPVQAAIEASRLRLRPILMTSMAFIMGVVPLVTSIGAGAEMRRAMGVAVFSGMIGVTVFGIFLTPVFYVILRKLSGNRPLKHTGDVSAPVAHSPQSHGHPSAAPAE